A genomic segment from Nicotiana tabacum cultivar K326 chromosome 9, ASM71507v2, whole genome shotgun sequence encodes:
- the LOC107818124 gene encoding uncharacterized protein LOC107818124 isoform X6, with protein MEGISFESLVSEYLCETEEKHSVAVSMINLMFQKDPNSFALKLDVGSSHDDIDFRTKCVTLFFTLVNDDLCHWNSLSVSTQSILKTNLLMRLKLEQSTYINEMLFETVLALAASLLPNDNWPELLSFLYHYVTDSNSNKLLKDSVFSIFCFLGEVIGEKLVPWVRDLHPFFLNTLNDDTLDINVRIMAMFPVHMFIQCTPSSYEKERFQDLLPGMMKTLTDALITNGEHQEAAQAALGSLIQLAKNEPRFLRLQLVEVVNTMFEIAEAKILQECTRRLAIEFLLTLVEAREKVPGMMKKLPRFIDTCFTMFLNLILDIKDEPSWHSAEGAEINDHIYSNWNRWTVDNYLYGAACLCRFSKALGGNTIAPIAIEQLSSYVVAPEWEKRHAALIALVQIVRGSSKVMMIKYLEQVVNMVLHSFRDPHPRVRWAAINAICYLSTDFCPDLQEQYHNQVLPALAAAMDDFQNPRVQACASTAVVMFVLALKEPISFSHIDEILNKLLVLLQNDNQMVQDEALFALGSVADFSKEHFQKYYDFVMPYLKTILVNANDESNQMLQSKVLLCISKVALAAGKEKFRDDLKQVMEVLKYSLQESHVTEYKNILRCLKASSRICVCIGKEFLPYMSIVMPYAVECAQLEPDKTVSSDKLYDSMHKVMFGGEMICIYGSDLLEGKSVLCSALQVYAQILGEDFYPWILQAASILIPLLKFYIHSYVRKCASCAMVSLLRSAKLAVEKENAQGGNKWYFKQLPGRIILALGDALYSEPETKLCEKILRELNNCLNIGGTLLNEDQVHRITYAIKHVIIESSRRKGKLTEREKSEDFDAEEAELLREERELEEKVFYRVSCILLTLIKTFKAAFLPFLDELSSYLMPMTGKDKTAQERSACVNIFNKLVEECNESALQYYNICLPFLLDSSNDENPVLRENALYGLGLCAEYGGLVFKPFIGEALSRINVVITHLHALAPENEQAYHDAVFALGQICQFHRESIDSTQIIPAWLNCLPIRGNMVVHDQLCSMVERFYVLEKILLLKK; from the exons ATGGAGGGGATTTCGTTTGAAAGCCTTGTTTCCGAATACCTGTGCGAAACCGAAGAAAAACATTCGGTGGCTGTGTCAATGATCAACTTGATGTTTCAGAAGGATCCAAATTCCTTTGCTCTTAAACTTGATGTTGGTTCTTCACATGATGACATTGATTTCCGTACCAAGTGTGTTACCCTCTTTTTCACGTTGGTTAATGATGACTTGTGCCATTGGAACAGTTTAAGCGTTTCAACTCAATCCATTTTAAAGACTAATCTCCTTATGCGTCTCAAGCTCGAACAATCAACATACATCAACGAAATGCTCTTTGAAACCGTTTTGGCTCTAGCTGCTTCACTTCTCCCCAATGACAATTGGCCTGAATTATTGTCATTCTTGTATCATTACGTCACTGATTCCAATTCAAACAAGCTGTTAAAAGACTCAGTTTTCTCAATATTTTGCTTTCTAGGTGAAGTGATTGGCGAAAAATTGGTTCCTTGGGTACGAGATTTGCACCCTTTCTTCCTTAATACACTGAATGACGATACACTCGATATCAATGTGAGGATCATGGCCATGTTTCCAGTGCACATGTTCATCCAGTGCACACCGAGTTCATATGAAAAGGAGCGGTTTCAGGATTTACTGCCAGGGATGATGAAAACACTGACTGACGCATTAATAACGAATGGGGAACATCAGGAGGCAGCACAAGCCGCCCTGGGTAGTCTTATACAGTTGGCGAAGAATGAGCCTAGGTTTTTGAGGCTGCAACTAGTGGAAGTGGTTAATACCATGTTTGAGATAGCAGAGGCTAAGATTTTGCAAGAATGTACAAGGCGCTTGGCAATTGAGTTTCTGTTAACTTTGGTAGAGGCGAGGGAGAAAGTCCCCGGTATGATGAAGAAGCTGCCACGGTTTATTGACACTTGTTTCACAATGTTTTTGAATTTGATACTGGATATTAAAGATGAACCTAGTTGGCATAGTGCTGAGGGTGCAGAGATAAACGACCACATTTATAGTAACTGGAATCGATGGACAGTGGACAACTACCTTTATGGTGCCGCCTGTTTATGCCGGTTTTCTAAAGCATTAGGTGGCAACACTATTGCTCCTATTGCCATAGAACAGCTGAGTTCTTACGTGGTTGCCCCTGAGTGGGAGAAACGCCACGCAGCTCTCATTGCACTTGTTCAAATTGTTAGAGGTAGCTCAAAG GTGATGATGATCAAGTATTTGGAGCAAGTAGTGAATATGGTCCTGCATTCTTTTCGAGATCCTCATCCTCGAGTCAGATGGGCTGCCATTAATGCAATTTGCTATTTGTCGACTGACTTCTGTCCAGATTTGCAAGAACAGTATCATAACCAAGTATTGCCAGCATTAGCTGCAGCTATGGATGATTTTCAAAATCCTCGAGTGCAG GCATGTGCATCTACAGCTGTCGTGATGTTCGTACTTGCACTTAAAGAGCCAATAAGCTTTTCCCACATAGATGAAATACTTAACAAACTGCTTGTACTTCTACAG AATGACAATCAAATGGTTCAAGATGAAGCATTATTTGCATTGGGTAGTGTAGCTGATTTCTCTAAG GAGCACTTCCAAAAGTACTATGATTTTGTAATGCCATATTTAAAAACGATCCTGGTAAATGCAAATGATGAATCTAATCAGATGCTTCAAAGCAAAGTCTTGCTGTGCATAAGCAAGGTTGCGCTTGCTGCAGGCAAAGAGAAATTCAGAGATGACTTGAAGCAG GTTATGGAAGTGCTTAAGTACTCTTTACAAGAATCACATGTGACagagtataaaaatattcttcGCTGTCTAAAG GCATCGTCCAGGATTTGTGTGTGCATTGGGAAGGAATTTCTTCCTTACATGAGTATAGTCATGCCATATGCAGTTGAATGTGCTCAACTTGAGCCCGATAAGACTGTATCCTCAGATAAACTATATGATAG TATGCACAAAGTCATGTTTGGGGGTGAAATGATATGTATCTATGGAAGTGACCTCCTAGAAGGGAAATCAGTATTGTGTTCGGCTCTTCAAGTATATGCTCAGATATTGGGGGAAGATTTCTACCCATGGATTCTCCAG GCTGCTTCAATTTTAATTCCGCTTCTGAAATTCTATATCCACTCTTATGTCAGGAAATGTGCTAGTTGTG CAATGGTATCCTTGTTGCGTTCTGCTAAACTGGCGGTAGAGAAAGAGAATGCTCAAGGTGGAAACAAGTGGTACTTCAAGCAGTTGCCTGGCCGTATAATATTGGCTTTGGGGGACGCATTGTATTCG GAGCCTGAGACAAAACTATGTGAAAAGATATTGCGGGAATTGAATAATTGCCTAAAT ATCGGTGGAACACTTCTCAATGAAGATCAGGTTCATAGAATCACATATGCGATAAAGCACGTCATTATAGAAAGTTCACGTAGAAAAGGAAAACTCACAGAGAGAGAGAAATCAGAAGACTTTGATGCTGAGGAAGCTGAATTGCTGAGGGAGGAAAGAGAGCTAGAAGAAAAAGTATTTTATAGGGTTAGTTGCATATTGTTGACATTGATCAAAACGTTCAAGGCTGCTTTCTTGCCTTTCCTTGATGAGCTTTCCTCATATCTAATGCCTATGACA GGCAAGGATAAAACAGCTCAAGAGAGAAGTGCATGTGTAAATATCTTTAATAAACTTGTGGAGGAATGCAACGAATCAGCTCTACA GTATTATAATATatgtcttccttttcttttggacTCAAGCAACGACGAAAATCCAGTTCTTAGAGAG AATGCGCTTTATGGACTTGGGCTTTGTGCGGAATATGGTGGTTTAGTTTTCAAACCATTTATCGGAG AGGCTCTTTCAAGGATCAATGTTGTGATAACACATCTACATGCTCTTGCACCTGAGAATGAACAGGCATATCATGATGCTGTTTTTGCACTTGGCCAGATATGTCAGTTTCATCGGGAAAGTATTGACTCTACGCAG ATTATTCCGGCTTGGTTGAATTGTCTGCCTATAAGAGGTAACATGGTTGTTCACGACCAGCTCTGTTCAATGGTCGAAAG
- the LOC107818124 gene encoding uncharacterized protein LOC107818124 isoform X1 encodes MEGISFESLVSEYLCETEEKHSVAVSMINLMFQKDPNSFALKLDVGSSHDDIDFRTKCVTLFFTLVNDDLCHWNSLSVSTQSILKTNLLMRLKLEQSTYINEMLFETVLALAASLLPNDNWPELLSFLYHYVTDSNSNKLLKDSVFSIFCFLGEVIGEKLVPWVRDLHPFFLNTLNDDTLDINVRIMAMFPVHMFIQCTPSSYEKERFQDLLPGMMKTLTDALITNGEHQEAAQAALGSLIQLAKNEPRFLRLQLVEVVNTMFEIAEAKILQECTRRLAIEFLLTLVEAREKVPGMMKKLPRFIDTCFTMFLNLILDIKDEPSWHSAEGAEINDHIYSNWNRWTVDNYLYGAACLCRFSKALGGNTIAPIAIEQLSSYVVAPEWEKRHAALIALVQIVRGSSKVMMIKYLEQVVNMVLHSFRDPHPRVRWAAINAICYLSTDFCPDLQEQYHNQVLPALAAAMDDFQNPRVQACASTAVVMFVLALKEPISFSHIDEILNKLLVLLQNDNQMVQDEALFALGSVADFSKEHFQKYYDFVMPYLKTILVNANDESNQMLQSKVLLCISKVALAAGKEKFRDDLKQVMEVLKYSLQESHVTEYKNILRCLKASSRICVCIGKEFLPYMSIVMPYAVECAQLEPDKTVSSDKLYDSMHKVMFGGEMICIYGSDLLEGKSVLCSALQVYAQILGEDFYPWILQAASILIPLLKFYIHSYVRKCASCAMVSLLRSAKLAVEKENAQGGNKWYFKQLPGRIILALGDALYSEPETKLCEKILRELNNCLNIGGTLLNEDQVHRITYAIKHVIIESSRRKGKLTEREKSEDFDAEEAELLREERELEEKVFYRVSCILLTLIKTFKAAFLPFLDELSSYLMPMTGKDKTAQERSACVNIFNKLVEECNESALQYYNICLPFLLDSSNDENPVLRENALYGLGLCAEYGGLVFKPFIGEALSRINVVITHLHALAPENEQAYHDAVFALGQICQFHRESIDSTQIIPAWLNCLPIRGNMVVHDQLCSMVERSDRKLLGPKYEHFPKLLLVFAEVLCAGKDLATEEMKNRMINPLRNLQKTVPAATWASAWSLLLPQQEMELESILSHKEDANLSSVQSGAKLGGRKGRKLKGGRQKLILRK; translated from the exons ATGGAGGGGATTTCGTTTGAAAGCCTTGTTTCCGAATACCTGTGCGAAACCGAAGAAAAACATTCGGTGGCTGTGTCAATGATCAACTTGATGTTTCAGAAGGATCCAAATTCCTTTGCTCTTAAACTTGATGTTGGTTCTTCACATGATGACATTGATTTCCGTACCAAGTGTGTTACCCTCTTTTTCACGTTGGTTAATGATGACTTGTGCCATTGGAACAGTTTAAGCGTTTCAACTCAATCCATTTTAAAGACTAATCTCCTTATGCGTCTCAAGCTCGAACAATCAACATACATCAACGAAATGCTCTTTGAAACCGTTTTGGCTCTAGCTGCTTCACTTCTCCCCAATGACAATTGGCCTGAATTATTGTCATTCTTGTATCATTACGTCACTGATTCCAATTCAAACAAGCTGTTAAAAGACTCAGTTTTCTCAATATTTTGCTTTCTAGGTGAAGTGATTGGCGAAAAATTGGTTCCTTGGGTACGAGATTTGCACCCTTTCTTCCTTAATACACTGAATGACGATACACTCGATATCAATGTGAGGATCATGGCCATGTTTCCAGTGCACATGTTCATCCAGTGCACACCGAGTTCATATGAAAAGGAGCGGTTTCAGGATTTACTGCCAGGGATGATGAAAACACTGACTGACGCATTAATAACGAATGGGGAACATCAGGAGGCAGCACAAGCCGCCCTGGGTAGTCTTATACAGTTGGCGAAGAATGAGCCTAGGTTTTTGAGGCTGCAACTAGTGGAAGTGGTTAATACCATGTTTGAGATAGCAGAGGCTAAGATTTTGCAAGAATGTACAAGGCGCTTGGCAATTGAGTTTCTGTTAACTTTGGTAGAGGCGAGGGAGAAAGTCCCCGGTATGATGAAGAAGCTGCCACGGTTTATTGACACTTGTTTCACAATGTTTTTGAATTTGATACTGGATATTAAAGATGAACCTAGTTGGCATAGTGCTGAGGGTGCAGAGATAAACGACCACATTTATAGTAACTGGAATCGATGGACAGTGGACAACTACCTTTATGGTGCCGCCTGTTTATGCCGGTTTTCTAAAGCATTAGGTGGCAACACTATTGCTCCTATTGCCATAGAACAGCTGAGTTCTTACGTGGTTGCCCCTGAGTGGGAGAAACGCCACGCAGCTCTCATTGCACTTGTTCAAATTGTTAGAGGTAGCTCAAAG GTGATGATGATCAAGTATTTGGAGCAAGTAGTGAATATGGTCCTGCATTCTTTTCGAGATCCTCATCCTCGAGTCAGATGGGCTGCCATTAATGCAATTTGCTATTTGTCGACTGACTTCTGTCCAGATTTGCAAGAACAGTATCATAACCAAGTATTGCCAGCATTAGCTGCAGCTATGGATGATTTTCAAAATCCTCGAGTGCAG GCATGTGCATCTACAGCTGTCGTGATGTTCGTACTTGCACTTAAAGAGCCAATAAGCTTTTCCCACATAGATGAAATACTTAACAAACTGCTTGTACTTCTACAG AATGACAATCAAATGGTTCAAGATGAAGCATTATTTGCATTGGGTAGTGTAGCTGATTTCTCTAAG GAGCACTTCCAAAAGTACTATGATTTTGTAATGCCATATTTAAAAACGATCCTGGTAAATGCAAATGATGAATCTAATCAGATGCTTCAAAGCAAAGTCTTGCTGTGCATAAGCAAGGTTGCGCTTGCTGCAGGCAAAGAGAAATTCAGAGATGACTTGAAGCAG GTTATGGAAGTGCTTAAGTACTCTTTACAAGAATCACATGTGACagagtataaaaatattcttcGCTGTCTAAAG GCATCGTCCAGGATTTGTGTGTGCATTGGGAAGGAATTTCTTCCTTACATGAGTATAGTCATGCCATATGCAGTTGAATGTGCTCAACTTGAGCCCGATAAGACTGTATCCTCAGATAAACTATATGATAG TATGCACAAAGTCATGTTTGGGGGTGAAATGATATGTATCTATGGAAGTGACCTCCTAGAAGGGAAATCAGTATTGTGTTCGGCTCTTCAAGTATATGCTCAGATATTGGGGGAAGATTTCTACCCATGGATTCTCCAG GCTGCTTCAATTTTAATTCCGCTTCTGAAATTCTATATCCACTCTTATGTCAGGAAATGTGCTAGTTGTG CAATGGTATCCTTGTTGCGTTCTGCTAAACTGGCGGTAGAGAAAGAGAATGCTCAAGGTGGAAACAAGTGGTACTTCAAGCAGTTGCCTGGCCGTATAATATTGGCTTTGGGGGACGCATTGTATTCG GAGCCTGAGACAAAACTATGTGAAAAGATATTGCGGGAATTGAATAATTGCCTAAAT ATCGGTGGAACACTTCTCAATGAAGATCAGGTTCATAGAATCACATATGCGATAAAGCACGTCATTATAGAAAGTTCACGTAGAAAAGGAAAACTCACAGAGAGAGAGAAATCAGAAGACTTTGATGCTGAGGAAGCTGAATTGCTGAGGGAGGAAAGAGAGCTAGAAGAAAAAGTATTTTATAGGGTTAGTTGCATATTGTTGACATTGATCAAAACGTTCAAGGCTGCTTTCTTGCCTTTCCTTGATGAGCTTTCCTCATATCTAATGCCTATGACA GGCAAGGATAAAACAGCTCAAGAGAGAAGTGCATGTGTAAATATCTTTAATAAACTTGTGGAGGAATGCAACGAATCAGCTCTACA GTATTATAATATatgtcttccttttcttttggacTCAAGCAACGACGAAAATCCAGTTCTTAGAGAG AATGCGCTTTATGGACTTGGGCTTTGTGCGGAATATGGTGGTTTAGTTTTCAAACCATTTATCGGAG AGGCTCTTTCAAGGATCAATGTTGTGATAACACATCTACATGCTCTTGCACCTGAGAATGAACAGGCATATCATGATGCTGTTTTTGCACTTGGCCAGATATGTCAGTTTCATCGGGAAAGTATTGACTCTACGCAG ATTATTCCGGCTTGGTTGAATTGTCTGCCTATAAGAGGTAACATGGTTGTTCACGACCAGCTCTGTTCAATGGTCGAAAG
- the LOC107818124 gene encoding uncharacterized protein LOC107818124 isoform X2: MEGISFESLVSEYLCETEEKHSVAVSMINLMFQKDPNSFALKLDVGSSHDDIDFRTKCVTLFFTLVNDDLCHWNSLSVSTQSILKTNLLMRLKLEQSTYINEMLFETVLALAASLLPNDNWPELLSFLYHYVTDSNSNKLLKDSVFSIFCFLGEVIGEKLVPWVRDLHPFFLNTLNDDTLDINVRIMAMFPVHMFIQCTPSSYEKERFQDLLPGMMKTLTDALITNGEHQEAAQAALGSLIQLAKNEPRFLRLQLVEVVNTMFEIAEAKILQECTRRLAIEFLLTLVEAREKVPGMMKKLPRFIDTCFTMFLNLILDIKDEPSWHSAEGAEINDHIYSNWNRWTVDNYLYGAACLCRFSKALGGNTIAPIAIEQLSSYVVAPEWEKRHAALIALVQIVRGSSKVMMIKYLEQVVNMVLHSFRDPHPRVRWAAINAICYLSTDFCPDLQEQYHNQVLPALAAAMDDFQNPRVQACASTAVVMFVLALKEPISFSHIDEILNKLLVLLQNDNQMVQDEALFALGSVADFSKEHFQKYYDFVMPYLKTILVNANDESNQMLQSKVLLCISKVALAAGKEKFRDDLKQVMEVLKYSLQESHVTEYKNILRCLKASSRICVCIGKEFLPYMSIVMPYAVECAQLEPDKTVSSDKLYDSMHKVMFGGEMICIYGSDLLEGKSVLCSALQVYAQILGEDFYPWILQAASILIPLLKFYIHSYVRKCASCAMVSLLRSAKLAVEKENAQGGNKWYFKQLPGRIILALGDALYSEPETKLCEKILRELNNCLNIGGTLLNEDQVHRITYAIKHVIIESSRRKGKLTEREKSEDFDAEEAELLREERELEEKVFYRVSCILLTLIKTFKAAFLPFLDELSSYLMPMTGKDKTAQERSACVNIFNKLVEECNESALHNDENPVLRENALYGLGLCAEYGGLVFKPFIGEALSRINVVITHLHALAPENEQAYHDAVFALGQICQFHRESIDSTQIIPAWLNCLPIRGNMVVHDQLCSMVERSDRKLLGPKYEHFPKLLLVFAEVLCAGKDLATEEMKNRMINPLRNLQKTVPAATWASAWSLLLPQQEMELESILSHKEDANLSSVQSGAKLGGRKGRKLKGGRQKLILRK, from the exons ATGGAGGGGATTTCGTTTGAAAGCCTTGTTTCCGAATACCTGTGCGAAACCGAAGAAAAACATTCGGTGGCTGTGTCAATGATCAACTTGATGTTTCAGAAGGATCCAAATTCCTTTGCTCTTAAACTTGATGTTGGTTCTTCACATGATGACATTGATTTCCGTACCAAGTGTGTTACCCTCTTTTTCACGTTGGTTAATGATGACTTGTGCCATTGGAACAGTTTAAGCGTTTCAACTCAATCCATTTTAAAGACTAATCTCCTTATGCGTCTCAAGCTCGAACAATCAACATACATCAACGAAATGCTCTTTGAAACCGTTTTGGCTCTAGCTGCTTCACTTCTCCCCAATGACAATTGGCCTGAATTATTGTCATTCTTGTATCATTACGTCACTGATTCCAATTCAAACAAGCTGTTAAAAGACTCAGTTTTCTCAATATTTTGCTTTCTAGGTGAAGTGATTGGCGAAAAATTGGTTCCTTGGGTACGAGATTTGCACCCTTTCTTCCTTAATACACTGAATGACGATACACTCGATATCAATGTGAGGATCATGGCCATGTTTCCAGTGCACATGTTCATCCAGTGCACACCGAGTTCATATGAAAAGGAGCGGTTTCAGGATTTACTGCCAGGGATGATGAAAACACTGACTGACGCATTAATAACGAATGGGGAACATCAGGAGGCAGCACAAGCCGCCCTGGGTAGTCTTATACAGTTGGCGAAGAATGAGCCTAGGTTTTTGAGGCTGCAACTAGTGGAAGTGGTTAATACCATGTTTGAGATAGCAGAGGCTAAGATTTTGCAAGAATGTACAAGGCGCTTGGCAATTGAGTTTCTGTTAACTTTGGTAGAGGCGAGGGAGAAAGTCCCCGGTATGATGAAGAAGCTGCCACGGTTTATTGACACTTGTTTCACAATGTTTTTGAATTTGATACTGGATATTAAAGATGAACCTAGTTGGCATAGTGCTGAGGGTGCAGAGATAAACGACCACATTTATAGTAACTGGAATCGATGGACAGTGGACAACTACCTTTATGGTGCCGCCTGTTTATGCCGGTTTTCTAAAGCATTAGGTGGCAACACTATTGCTCCTATTGCCATAGAACAGCTGAGTTCTTACGTGGTTGCCCCTGAGTGGGAGAAACGCCACGCAGCTCTCATTGCACTTGTTCAAATTGTTAGAGGTAGCTCAAAG GTGATGATGATCAAGTATTTGGAGCAAGTAGTGAATATGGTCCTGCATTCTTTTCGAGATCCTCATCCTCGAGTCAGATGGGCTGCCATTAATGCAATTTGCTATTTGTCGACTGACTTCTGTCCAGATTTGCAAGAACAGTATCATAACCAAGTATTGCCAGCATTAGCTGCAGCTATGGATGATTTTCAAAATCCTCGAGTGCAG GCATGTGCATCTACAGCTGTCGTGATGTTCGTACTTGCACTTAAAGAGCCAATAAGCTTTTCCCACATAGATGAAATACTTAACAAACTGCTTGTACTTCTACAG AATGACAATCAAATGGTTCAAGATGAAGCATTATTTGCATTGGGTAGTGTAGCTGATTTCTCTAAG GAGCACTTCCAAAAGTACTATGATTTTGTAATGCCATATTTAAAAACGATCCTGGTAAATGCAAATGATGAATCTAATCAGATGCTTCAAAGCAAAGTCTTGCTGTGCATAAGCAAGGTTGCGCTTGCTGCAGGCAAAGAGAAATTCAGAGATGACTTGAAGCAG GTTATGGAAGTGCTTAAGTACTCTTTACAAGAATCACATGTGACagagtataaaaatattcttcGCTGTCTAAAG GCATCGTCCAGGATTTGTGTGTGCATTGGGAAGGAATTTCTTCCTTACATGAGTATAGTCATGCCATATGCAGTTGAATGTGCTCAACTTGAGCCCGATAAGACTGTATCCTCAGATAAACTATATGATAG TATGCACAAAGTCATGTTTGGGGGTGAAATGATATGTATCTATGGAAGTGACCTCCTAGAAGGGAAATCAGTATTGTGTTCGGCTCTTCAAGTATATGCTCAGATATTGGGGGAAGATTTCTACCCATGGATTCTCCAG GCTGCTTCAATTTTAATTCCGCTTCTGAAATTCTATATCCACTCTTATGTCAGGAAATGTGCTAGTTGTG CAATGGTATCCTTGTTGCGTTCTGCTAAACTGGCGGTAGAGAAAGAGAATGCTCAAGGTGGAAACAAGTGGTACTTCAAGCAGTTGCCTGGCCGTATAATATTGGCTTTGGGGGACGCATTGTATTCG GAGCCTGAGACAAAACTATGTGAAAAGATATTGCGGGAATTGAATAATTGCCTAAAT ATCGGTGGAACACTTCTCAATGAAGATCAGGTTCATAGAATCACATATGCGATAAAGCACGTCATTATAGAAAGTTCACGTAGAAAAGGAAAACTCACAGAGAGAGAGAAATCAGAAGACTTTGATGCTGAGGAAGCTGAATTGCTGAGGGAGGAAAGAGAGCTAGAAGAAAAAGTATTTTATAGGGTTAGTTGCATATTGTTGACATTGATCAAAACGTTCAAGGCTGCTTTCTTGCCTTTCCTTGATGAGCTTTCCTCATATCTAATGCCTATGACA GGCAAGGATAAAACAGCTCAAGAGAGAAGTGCATGTGTAAATATCTTTAATAAACTTGTGGAGGAATGCAACGAATCAGCTCTACA CAACGACGAAAATCCAGTTCTTAGAGAG AATGCGCTTTATGGACTTGGGCTTTGTGCGGAATATGGTGGTTTAGTTTTCAAACCATTTATCGGAG AGGCTCTTTCAAGGATCAATGTTGTGATAACACATCTACATGCTCTTGCACCTGAGAATGAACAGGCATATCATGATGCTGTTTTTGCACTTGGCCAGATATGTCAGTTTCATCGGGAAAGTATTGACTCTACGCAG ATTATTCCGGCTTGGTTGAATTGTCTGCCTATAAGAGGTAACATGGTTGTTCACGACCAGCTCTGTTCAATGGTCGAAAG